One segment of Alnus glutinosa chromosome 2, dhAlnGlut1.1, whole genome shotgun sequence DNA contains the following:
- the LOC133859187 gene encoding ATP-dependent Clp protease ATP-binding subunit CLPT1, chloroplastic yields the protein MASCTLSSLPIISNPTNSSSPTLPWRLNPHNLATSLFGRKLSIRPSSSRRFVSKHRPAIATVLSSLPTLKPERASSEKTPIWSARAIKSFAMAELEARKLKYPNTGTEVLLMGILVEGTSIAAKFLRANGITLFKMREETVKLLGKSDMYYFSPEHPPLTEPAQRALDWAVDEKLKSGENGEITATYLLLGIWSEKDSAGHKIMASLGFDDQKAKELAKSMNEDIVLSHK from the exons ATGGCCTCCTGCACGCTCTCTTCGCTCCCAATAATCTCAAACCCTACCAATTCTTCTTCTCCAACTCTTCCATGGCGTCTCAACCCGCATAATTTAGCGACCTCTCTGTTTGGAAGGAAGCTCTCGATTCGGCCCTCGAGTTCGAGACGTTTCGTTTCGAAGCATCGACCAGCCATCGCCACGGTGCTCTCTAGTCTCCCAACTCT GAAACCAGAGAGGGCTTCTTCTGAGAAAACCCCAAT ATGGTCGGCGAGGGCAATAAAGTCGTTTGCTATGGCGGAATTGGAGGCAAGGAAGCTCAAGTATCCGAATACTGGGACCGAAGTGCTTCTAATGGGGATTCTGGTTGAGG GAACAAGTATAGCTGCAAAGTTTTTGAGGGCCAATGGAATTACACTTTTTAAGATGCGAGAAGAAACTGTAAAGTTACTTGGAAAATCGGACATGTATTATTTCAGCCCTGAGCATCCTCCGTTAACTGAACCAGCTCAGAGGGCCCTTGATTGGGCTGTTGATGAGAAATTGAAGTCAG GTGAAAATGGGGAAATAACAGCAACTTATCTGCTTCTTGGAATTTGGTCGGAAAAAGATTCAGCAGGTCACAAGATTATGGCCTCTCTTGGTTTTGATGATCAGAAAGCCAAAGAGCTTGCAAAATCC ATGAATGAGGATATTGTTTTGAGCCATAAGTAG